A window of the Actinobacillus genomosp. 1 genome harbors these coding sequences:
- a CDS encoding dynamin family protein, translating into MILDLYFLSEILYANQPTNQPTNQPTNQPTNQPTNQPTNQPTTSIILTQTVFLNYLEQVKSLTQQVDLADNGLLALTDNIQKTELIVPVVGGFSAGKSTLINSFLGEDILPTAITPETALATELRYNLTNYIEAITSNDEIVTYQISQLQEIKDNAQQFKFLRLFLNNQNLAEIQPLVLVDMPGFDAPIANHRNAILEYLNRGSYFIFLTSVEDGTITRTMHQEIKNLRLFGKGFSFCLSKTNLRALSDVQKVQQTIQTELKNYYHFEQDVVLLNDNGGENLKQILTAIQPEALFKSIFIDALKDNYFSNDESLQLIISALKSSKEEGNEAIQTLQNSIQKLLTKKEKAIKEIEDRYSQYGIDTIADRVGQSVLNQREHLISLALNNSSEFQRVLNDTVQNNLLAEVKGRIQEVSSDLLSDFRFELQSNFATASISGFQFDESFVNRISGGIEKLLQNAHSGTFVLSERPDFLNGLGNISKVLTSIVGLTTTIVAPVAKIALAFLPDIIGFFTQSSKEEQLYRQQQEQRSAVEKQILLDIVPQIKSRIRQELPLLFKQSMAQLIQQIATQFEDQLAQKQTEVKQAIAKKEAKTAEINDRIAQLNEVKTELSHLAKSVFFA; encoded by the coding sequence ATAATCCTTGATCTATATTTCTTATCGGAGATACTCTATGCCAACCAACCAACCAACCAACCAACCAACCAACCAACCAACCAACCAACCAACCAACCAACCAACCAACCAACCAACCAACCAACAACCTCTATAATATTAACACAAACCGTCTTTCTTAATTATTTAGAACAAGTAAAATCGCTTACGCAGCAAGTTGATCTTGCTGATAATGGACTTTTAGCTTTAACTGACAATATTCAGAAAACAGAACTTATCGTACCTGTTGTTGGTGGATTTAGCGCAGGCAAAAGTACGCTTATTAATTCATTTCTTGGAGAAGATATTCTCCCAACCGCAATTACGCCTGAAACGGCATTAGCCACAGAGCTTCGTTACAACCTAACTAATTATATTGAAGCAATTACATCAAATGATGAAATTGTTACCTACCAAATTTCACAACTCCAAGAGATTAAAGATAACGCTCAACAGTTTAAATTTTTACGTTTATTTCTTAACAATCAAAATTTAGCTGAAATTCAACCGCTTGTATTAGTTGATATGCCAGGGTTTGATGCGCCGATTGCAAATCATCGTAATGCAATTTTGGAATACCTTAACCGAGGCTCGTATTTTATTTTCTTAACTAGTGTAGAAGACGGAACGATTACCCGCACAATGCACCAAGAAATTAAGAATTTACGTCTATTTGGTAAAGGTTTTTCTTTTTGTTTAAGTAAAACTAATTTACGAGCGCTTTCTGATGTACAAAAAGTACAACAGACAATCCAAACGGAGTTAAAAAATTATTATCACTTTGAGCAAGATGTCGTCTTGCTTAATGATAATGGTGGAGAAAATCTTAAGCAGATTCTTACTGCTATTCAGCCTGAAGCACTATTTAAATCGATTTTTATTGATGCACTAAAAGACAACTATTTTAGCAATGACGAAAGTTTACAACTTATCATTTCTGCATTGAAATCAAGTAAAGAAGAGGGCAATGAGGCTATTCAAACATTACAAAACAGTATCCAAAAACTATTAACTAAAAAAGAAAAAGCAATTAAGGAAATTGAAGATCGTTATTCGCAATACGGTATTGATACGATAGCAGATAGAGTAGGGCAATCTGTATTAAATCAACGAGAGCATTTAATTTCTTTAGCGTTAAATAATTCGTCTGAATTTCAACGAGTCCTCAATGATACTGTACAAAATAACTTATTAGCGGAAGTAAAAGGACGAATTCAAGAAGTAAGCAGTGATCTACTCAGTGATTTTCGCTTTGAGCTACAAAGCAATTTCGCAACCGCTTCAATATCAGGTTTTCAATTCGATGAGAGTTTTGTGAATCGTATATCAGGAGGTATAGAAAAACTCCTACAAAATGCCCACTCTGGAACATTCGTGTTATCAGAAAGACCTGATTTTCTAAATGGATTGGGCAATATTTCTAAAGTTCTTACTTCTATTGTGGGGCTTACCACGACGATTGTAGCACCAGTGGCGAAAATTGCTTTAGCATTTTTGCCCGACATTATTGGCTTTTTTACGCAAAGTTCCAAAGAAGAACAGTTATATCGCCAGCAACAAGAGCAACGTTCAGCCGTAGAGAAGCAAATTTTGCTAGATATTGTGCCACAAATTAAAAGCAGAATTCGTCAAGAACTACCACTATTATTTAAACAGAGTATGGCGCAATTAATTCAACAAATTGCTACACAATTTGAAGATCAATTAGCACAAAAACAAACAGAAGTTAAGCAAGCGATCGCAAAAAAAGAAGCAAAAACAGCAGAAATTAATGATCGAATTGCACAACTTAATGAAGTTAAAACTGAATTATCTCATTTAGCAAAATCAGTGTTTTTTGCTTAA
- a CDS encoding transglycosylase SLT domain-containing protein, with product MWKKTFIALLVAASINIGAEAKQKTKLYSEAEVAQLQTELEKKLTDKWQAEQQISAELVRQRAYFEQLEAILKSAQAKKQLTPEAFALSRKLINALAGYPLEMEAEWELLKTKLAMKQVTEQEISAFTQKYPNSIYQKRLSQLPFEQLYQAAKWTELLEYAKKVTPEGNENQCRVFSAQYQLFASQMQINPEAEQATQSKSSVDTAANSVITDLLGQFEKFWLKTTELPQTCADIEAYWRDQGGKTADKIRLKAVELFKQNSPKGLEILGLNNQDSELALWLSEVSKLQNNVNYLQNFIENQPLTEYNKALVMLTFPKLLKSLAEDMPSPNFAPYQTWAEKWQLTAAELQEWKTAFISRFFDNQSADWQLWRDNEIQTLKADNLTERRLRMALWKKEQLEVWLALLSDEAKQKAEWRYWLAKTEKDPQKRAQQFTDLAKERGFYPMLAAQQLAKVYQFEQPAVKPLTAEQIAQFTPQFMRIKEWRALNRFESAKGLLVEWLKGLSFEEQLGLSEYAKQQDWYDLAVEATIQAKAWDYIDLRLPNAYTQWFDLNLTENGVAKTFAMAIARQESAWSSQAKSHANAMGLMQMLPSTAALTAKNIGLPFENDKDLFDPLRNIMLGTAHLNELNVKYPNNRILIAAAYNAGASRVEKWLARSNGTLAMDEFIASIPFYETRGYVQNVLTYDYYYQMLQGTQTKQMFYKEEWQKQY from the coding sequence ATGTGGAAAAAAACATTTATAGCTTTATTAGTTGCTGCTTCAATAAATATAGGGGCGGAAGCAAAACAAAAAACAAAATTATACAGTGAAGCGGAAGTTGCTCAGCTACAAACCGAATTAGAAAAGAAATTAACGGATAAATGGCAGGCAGAACAACAAATCTCAGCAGAATTGGTTAGACAAAGAGCCTATTTTGAACAGCTGGAAGCAATTTTAAAATCTGCACAAGCGAAAAAGCAGCTGACTCCGGAAGCATTCGCTTTAAGTCGGAAACTTATTAATGCGCTGGCCGGCTATCCATTGGAAATGGAAGCAGAATGGGAACTACTGAAAACCAAGCTTGCAATGAAGCAAGTTACAGAACAAGAGATCTCCGCTTTTACTCAGAAATATCCGAATTCGATTTATCAAAAACGCTTGAGCCAATTACCGTTTGAGCAATTGTATCAAGCGGCGAAGTGGACGGAATTGCTCGAATATGCCAAAAAAGTGACGCCGGAAGGCAATGAAAATCAGTGTCGAGTGTTTTCTGCGCAATATCAGTTATTTGCCAGTCAAATGCAGATCAATCCTGAAGCCGAACAAGCAACACAAAGCAAGAGCTCGGTAGATACAGCGGCAAATAGCGTAATAACTGATTTACTCGGACAGTTTGAAAAATTTTGGCTAAAAACGACCGAATTACCGCAAACTTGTGCCGATATTGAAGCTTATTGGCGTGATCAGGGTGGTAAAACAGCGGATAAAATTCGCTTAAAAGCAGTTGAATTATTTAAACAAAATTCACCCAAAGGTTTGGAAATTTTGGGGTTAAATAATCAAGATTCAGAACTTGCTTTATGGCTTAGCGAAGTAAGTAAATTGCAGAATAACGTAAACTATTTACAAAATTTTATCGAAAATCAACCGCTTACCGAATACAATAAAGCATTAGTTATGCTTACTTTTCCTAAGTTGTTGAAATCATTAGCCGAAGATATGCCGTCTCCAAATTTTGCACCTTATCAAACTTGGGCGGAAAAATGGCAACTCACAGCGGCTGAGTTACAAGAGTGGAAAACAGCGTTTATCAGCCGCTTTTTTGATAACCAGTCGGCTGACTGGCAACTTTGGCGTGATAATGAGATTCAAACGTTAAAAGCCGATAATCTGACCGAGCGTCGCCTACGTATGGCGTTGTGGAAAAAAGAGCAACTGGAAGTATGGCTTGCGTTATTATCAGATGAGGCTAAACAAAAAGCGGAATGGCGTTACTGGCTAGCAAAAACTGAAAAAGATCCACAAAAACGTGCACAACAATTTACAGACCTTGCAAAAGAACGTGGTTTTTATCCGATGCTAGCCGCTCAACAATTAGCTAAAGTTTATCAGTTTGAACAACCGGCAGTAAAACCGCTAACGGCAGAGCAAATCGCACAATTTACCCCGCAATTTATGCGTATAAAAGAATGGCGTGCGCTTAATCGCTTCGAATCCGCTAAAGGGCTATTGGTTGAATGGTTGAAAGGATTATCATTTGAGGAACAACTTGGATTAAGCGAATATGCCAAACAGCAAGACTGGTATGATTTAGCCGTTGAAGCAACGATTCAGGCAAAGGCATGGGATTATATTGATTTACGCCTGCCGAATGCTTATACGCAATGGTTTGATTTGAATCTTACGGAAAATGGGGTGGCTAAAACTTTTGCAATGGCAATCGCTCGTCAAGAAAGCGCTTGGAGTAGTCAAGCTAAGTCACACGCTAACGCAATGGGGCTAATGCAGATGTTACCGAGTACGGCGGCATTAACAGCGAAAAATATCGGATTGCCGTTTGAGAACGATAAAGATTTGTTTGATCCGCTTAGAAATATTATGTTGGGTACGGCACACTTAAATGAGTTAAATGTGAAGTATCCGAATAACCGTATTTTAATTGCAGCGGCTTATAATGCCGGTGCAAGTCGGGTAGAGAAGTGGTTGGCTCGCAGTAACGGTACGCTGGCGATGGATGAATTTATCGCCTCAATTCCGTTTTATGAAACGAGAGGTTATGTGCAAAACGTGCTGACTTACGACTATTATTATCAAATGTTGCAAGGCACACAAACCAAACAGATGTTTTATAAAGAGGAATGGCAAAAACAGTACTAA
- a CDS encoding dynamin family protein codes for MNQNISQQLVEFNNKLLTFLTAKNLNEVVEIQNKKSECHITESKELQASLDEVNNIDRLLRIGIIGRVKAGKSSLLNALVFNGRDVLPKAATPMTAALTRMEYSENVRAEIEFYDQADLDLLAEKSHNYEEEFNKIKTKHLLELKQENTGLKKLSHLLEARSLKEMEQLAKNFARTEMEKSIELSSAYDQYQRIKSSQTSLAELTQNEITASSTEDLMGKLHQYVGSDGKYMPFTKSVKLYIPEEGLKGLEIVDTPGVNDPVQSREQRTNEFLAQCDVVLVISPAGQFLSSEDMELMGRVTAKNGIQEAYIIASQIDSQLFGSAKGNNISPRSTLEHITQILNLHTEGVFSKINAPEMQNMVELYRKNSVICTSSVAFTMLQTFNKQTEWDNNTQKVWENLNQHYPDFFSDKDTAKIMLEELSNIEKIKQILVDVQNRKEEIQIKKQKDLVTATIKNYQEFTTAISDYIADRIDEINFSNIENKRQELHSFKEQKEEYHFSLDENYRRAILHFEECEGFLAETLDREIKGFSETNKIRTESSYETRYRENNGLTNLWGLFGDRYTSYEVQVEKDVINASAVRDYIQNLRSNISNKLKKAARNHRTEWEDTVVSNIFSGIRDVNRNYPNCERLKRTQVNNTVQAIFRQIKVATFTINDSLPESLNKSGTLKDNDARQFNEDASSYMYKNFIPLINSDIEQYTSSNIENLKNFDLSNGILNSLEKQISQLIYEIENKEEFIERYKRMNKDLSNLKVEIPNA; via the coding sequence ATGAATCAAAATATTTCCCAACAACTCGTAGAATTTAATAATAAACTTTTAACATTTTTAACTGCGAAAAACCTCAATGAGGTTGTTGAAATTCAAAATAAGAAATCTGAATGCCACATTACAGAAAGTAAAGAGTTACAAGCAAGTTTAGATGAAGTAAATAATATTGATCGCTTATTACGTATCGGGATTATTGGGCGAGTAAAAGCAGGAAAAAGTTCGTTACTTAATGCTCTCGTATTTAATGGCAGAGATGTCTTGCCTAAAGCTGCCACACCAATGACAGCCGCATTAACTCGTATGGAATATAGTGAAAATGTGCGTGCAGAAATCGAATTTTATGATCAGGCAGATTTAGATTTATTAGCTGAAAAGAGTCATAACTACGAAGAAGAGTTTAATAAGATCAAAACAAAACATTTATTAGAATTAAAGCAAGAAAATACAGGCCTAAAAAAATTAAGTCACCTATTAGAAGCTCGTTCACTAAAAGAAATGGAACAATTAGCAAAGAATTTTGCTCGTACTGAAATGGAAAAATCTATTGAATTATCATCTGCATACGATCAGTATCAGCGCATTAAGTCTTCTCAAACTTCATTAGCAGAACTCACACAAAACGAAATTACAGCATCTTCTACGGAAGATTTAATGGGCAAATTACACCAATATGTCGGCTCAGACGGCAAATATATGCCTTTTACTAAATCCGTAAAACTCTATATTCCAGAAGAAGGATTAAAAGGGTTAGAAATTGTCGATACACCTGGGGTAAATGACCCTGTGCAATCACGTGAACAGCGTACAAATGAATTTTTAGCACAATGTGATGTAGTATTAGTTATTTCACCAGCAGGTCAGTTTTTAAGTAGTGAAGATATGGAATTAATGGGGCGTGTAACCGCTAAAAATGGTATCCAAGAAGCTTATATTATTGCTAGTCAAATAGATAGCCAATTATTTGGTAGTGCTAAAGGGAATAATATTAGCCCTAGATCTACTTTAGAGCATATAACACAAATTTTAAATCTGCATACGGAGGGTGTATTCTCTAAGATTAATGCTCCAGAAATGCAAAATATGGTTGAGTTATATCGAAAAAATAGTGTTATTTGTACTTCCAGTGTGGCATTTACAATGTTGCAAACATTCAATAAACAAACTGAATGGGATAATAATACGCAAAAGGTTTGGGAGAACCTGAACCAACATTATCCTGATTTCTTTAGTGATAAAGACACCGCTAAAATTATGTTGGAAGAGTTAAGTAATATTGAAAAAATCAAACAAATTTTAGTAGATGTGCAAAATCGTAAAGAAGAAATACAGATAAAAAAGCAAAAAGATTTAGTAACAGCAACGATTAAAAATTATCAAGAATTTACTACTGCAATTTCTGATTATATTGCAGATAGAATTGATGAAATTAATTTTAGTAATATAGAAAATAAACGCCAAGAATTACATAGTTTTAAAGAGCAGAAAGAAGAATATCATTTTTCTCTTGATGAAAATTATCGACGTGCAATTTTACATTTCGAAGAGTGTGAAGGCTTTTTGGCTGAGACTCTTGATAGAGAAATAAAAGGATTCTCAGAAACTAATAAAATTCGTACGGAAAGTAGTTATGAAACTCGTTATAGAGAAAATAATGGCTTGACAAATTTATGGGGGCTATTTGGGGATAGATATACAAGTTATGAGGTACAGGTAGAAAAAGATGTGATTAATGCCAGTGCTGTTAGAGATTATATTCAAAACCTTCGTAGTAATATTTCAAATAAATTAAAGAAAGCTGCAAGAAACCATAGAACAGAATGGGAAGATACTGTTGTATCTAATATTTTCAGTGGAATTAGAGATGTGAATAGGAACTATCCTAATTGTGAGCGTTTAAAACGTACACAAGTTAATAATACAGTTCAAGCTATATTTCGACAAATTAAAGTAGCTACGTTTACTATAAATGATTCTTTGCCAGAAAGTTTAAATAAATCAGGAACACTAAAAGATAATGATGCAAGACAGTTTAACGAAGATGCATCTTCCTATATGTATAAGAATTTTATACCTTTGATTAATTCTGATATTGAGCAATATACCAGTTCGAATATTGAAAATTTAAAAAATTTCGATTTATCTAATGGTATTTTAAATTCATTAGAAAAACAAATTTCTCAGCTTATCTATGAAATCGAAAATAAAGAGGAATTTATTGAACGTTATAAAAGAATGAATAAAGATTTATCAAATTTAAAAGTGGAGATCCCAAATGCGTAA
- the efp gene encoding elongation factor P — protein MASYSTNDFKPGLKFIQDGEPCVIVENEFVKPGKGQAFTRTKIRKLISGKVLEINFKSGTSVEAADVVDYNYTYSYKDEDFWYFMHPETFEQISVDEKALGDNDKWLVDQAECIITLWNGSAISVTPPNFVELEVVETDPGLKGDTAGTGGKPATLSTGAVVRVPLFVQIGEVIRVDTRSGEYVSRVK, from the coding sequence ATGGCTAGCTACAGCACTAATGACTTCAAACCGGGTTTAAAATTCATCCAAGATGGCGAACCTTGTGTAATCGTTGAAAACGAATTCGTTAAACCGGGTAAAGGTCAAGCATTTACCCGTACTAAAATCCGTAAATTAATCTCTGGTAAAGTATTAGAGATTAACTTCAAATCAGGTACTTCTGTTGAAGCGGCGGATGTTGTTGATTATAACTACACTTATTCATATAAAGACGAAGATTTCTGGTACTTTATGCACCCGGAAACATTCGAACAAATCTCTGTAGATGAAAAAGCATTAGGCGACAACGACAAATGGTTAGTTGATCAAGCCGAATGTATCATCACATTATGGAACGGTTCTGCAATTTCTGTAACTCCACCAAACTTCGTTGAATTAGAAGTGGTTGAAACCGATCCGGGTTTAAAAGGTGACACGGCAGGTACCGGTGGTAAACCGGCTACATTAAGCACCGGTGCGGTTGTTCGCGTACCGTTATTCGTACAAATCGGCGAAGTAATCCGTGTTGATACTCGTTCAGGCGAATACGTTTCACGTGTAAAATAA
- a CDS encoding dynamin family protein, protein MRNELQTIIEQLEQTSRVGFLFGKGKVVQQTTSQLAQVDAFISALETDKESLSSNLSNTKEQLSQSESNLEQTQVNLKITENKFLEQSDTLESVRRSLKRKEKEFDELDDELFDTQGELNTTKKDLKETQNKFEFLQEEHNVLSEEHEYLKSDFKKYRENTILREQLVGTLISAKNESPHLLAFKNILQNDFLAFAAKESSLEDEAGALLKLQQIANELEIVSAFPEFHSARTIAVGGGFSAGKSEFISSFFSDKLMKLPSSIEPTTAIPTYVVNSKGKKNQLIGVNKTGGTVNLTEIDPNLSHKLNHQFIQSFKFKLKDIMPYMFLTTKLAYKNICFVDTPGYNPNSSKGSHTEDDSVIAKEYVKDAEALIWLVGADANGTIPRTDINFLKEVLGTNKKPVYFVLNKADLRAESDVKKIQEEFVRVLKDANIRYDGISAYNSIEGKELTFYQKGKKLGDFLTSLDRSSNKQTEILRKLYEVETSYQFAIKKEIKERKALAEALDDISFNLNMANFKRGNHKIYDQLDEISSRFTTNLLEDHLNQLSKLMDEFTLVINNLFGKRSSVKRPNIDMDKIEIEAFDFELEAVEDESEENKSEENELSAGESELNKKVDPLSSLYSNIWHLFGGVKS, encoded by the coding sequence ATGCGTAATGAGTTACAAACCATTATAGAACAACTAGAGCAAACTTCTCGTGTTGGTTTTTTATTTGGCAAAGGGAAAGTCGTTCAACAAACCACTTCCCAATTAGCTCAAGTAGATGCATTTATTTCTGCATTAGAAACAGATAAAGAAAGTTTATCCTCTAACCTTTCTAATACAAAAGAGCAATTATCTCAATCGGAATCTAATTTAGAGCAAACACAAGTTAATCTAAAGATAACTGAAAACAAATTTTTAGAGCAAAGTGATACTTTAGAAAGTGTTAGACGTTCATTAAAGAGAAAGGAGAAAGAATTTGATGAACTTGATGATGAGTTATTCGATACACAAGGAGAATTGAATACTACGAAAAAAGACCTAAAAGAAACCCAAAATAAATTTGAATTTCTTCAAGAAGAACATAATGTGTTATCGGAAGAACACGAATATTTGAAAAGCGACTTTAAAAAGTATCGTGAAAATACAATATTACGAGAGCAATTAGTAGGGACACTAATTTCAGCAAAAAATGAAAGTCCTCATTTATTAGCATTTAAGAACATTCTACAAAATGATTTCTTAGCATTTGCAGCAAAGGAATCCTCATTGGAAGATGAAGCAGGGGCTTTGCTCAAATTACAACAGATTGCAAATGAATTAGAAATTGTGAGTGCATTCCCTGAATTTCACTCAGCAAGAACTATTGCAGTTGGTGGTGGTTTTAGTGCGGGTAAATCTGAATTTATCAGCAGTTTTTTCAGTGATAAATTGATGAAATTACCTAGTTCCATTGAACCTACTACAGCAATTCCAACTTATGTAGTGAATAGCAAAGGTAAGAAAAATCAACTTATTGGGGTAAATAAAACTGGAGGAACAGTCAATTTAACAGAAATTGATCCTAATTTATCACATAAACTTAACCACCAATTTATTCAGTCTTTTAAGTTTAAGTTGAAGGATATTATGCCTTATATGTTTTTAACAACTAAATTGGCGTATAAAAATATTTGTTTTGTTGATACACCTGGATATAACCCAAATTCATCAAAAGGTTCACATACTGAAGATGATAGTGTGATTGCAAAGGAATATGTTAAAGATGCTGAAGCACTCATTTGGTTAGTTGGTGCTGATGCTAATGGAACAATTCCTCGTACAGACATTAACTTCTTAAAAGAAGTATTAGGTACTAACAAAAAGCCTGTTTATTTTGTGTTGAATAAAGCGGATTTAAGAGCCGAAAGTGATGTTAAGAAGATTCAGGAAGAATTTGTAAGGGTATTAAAAGATGCCAATATCCGATATGACGGTATTTCGGCTTACAATTCTATTGAAGGCAAAGAATTAACTTTTTATCAAAAGGGGAAAAAATTGGGTGACTTTCTAACTTCATTAGATCGTTCTTCTAATAAGCAAACAGAAATTCTACGTAAATTATATGAAGTGGAAACAAGTTATCAATTTGCGATTAAAAAGGAAATCAAAGAACGAAAAGCACTGGCTGAAGCATTAGATGATATTTCGTTTAATTTAAATATGGCAAACTTTAAGAGAGGAAATCATAAAATCTATGATCAACTTGATGAAATTTCTAGCCGTTTTACTACTAATCTATTAGAAGATCATCTAAATCAGCTCAGTAAACTAATGGATGAGTTTACATTAGTGATTAACAATCTTTTTGGTAAACGTTCTTCAGTAAAACGTCCGAATATTGATATGGATAAAATTGAAATTGAAGCATTTGATTTTGAGTTGGAAGCAGTAGAGGATGAATCAGAAGAAAATAAATCAGAAGAAAATGAATTAAGTGCTGGAGAAAGTGAATTAAATAAAAAAGTAGATCCGCTTTCATCTTTATACAGCAATATTTGGCATTTATTCGGTGGGGTAAAATCATAA
- the hpt gene encoding hypoxanthine phosphoribosyltransferase, with translation MKKHHVETLISREEVQSRIMELAKEINHHYAHAHCENLVVVGLLRGSFMFMADLVRLIDVPVEVDFITASSYGSGTESSRDVKILKDLDGEIHGKDVLIVEDIIDTGFTLSKVRDILNLREPRSVAICTLLDKPSRREVDVPVEWVGFAIPDEFVVGYGIDYAQKYRNLDFIGKVVMD, from the coding sequence ATGAAAAAACATCACGTTGAAACCCTTATTTCTCGCGAAGAAGTTCAATCTCGCATTATGGAACTTGCTAAAGAAATTAATCATCACTATGCACACGCACATTGCGAGAATTTGGTCGTAGTAGGGTTACTACGTGGCTCATTTATGTTTATGGCGGATTTAGTACGTTTAATTGATGTGCCGGTTGAGGTGGATTTTATTACCGCTTCCAGCTATGGTTCAGGCACGGAATCGAGTCGTGATGTGAAGATCTTAAAAGATCTTGATGGTGAAATTCACGGTAAAGACGTATTAATCGTTGAAGATATTATTGATACTGGTTTTACGTTAAGCAAGGTGCGTGATATTTTGAATTTACGTGAACCTCGTTCGGTGGCAATTTGTACATTATTGGATAAACCTTCCCGTCGTGAAGTGGATGTGCCGGTTGAATGGGTCGGTTTTGCGATTCCTGATGAGTTTGTAGTCGGTTACGGCATCGATTATGCACAAAAATATCGTAACCTTGACTTTATCGGCAAAGTTGTCATGGATTAA
- the glnS gene encoding glutamine--tRNA ligase, with translation MTEEILENAPETRANFITHIIDEDLKSGKHNNVYTRFPPEPNGYLHIGHAKSICLNFGIAQEYQGKCNLRFDDTNPVKEDVEYVDSIKQDVEWLGFKWEGEPRYASDYFDQLYGYAIELINKGLAYVDELSPEEMREYRGTLTEPGKNSPYRDRSVEENLALFEKMKNGEFEEGKACLRAKIDMTSPFIVMRDPVIYRVKFAHHHQTGDKWCIYPMYDFTHCISDAIERITHSLCTLEFQDNRRLYDWVLENISIERPLPHQYEFSRLNLEGTLTSKRKLLKLVTDGTVDGWNDPRMPTISGLRRRGYTPASLREFCRRIGVTKQDNVVEYSALEACIREDLNENAPRAMAVINPVRVVIENFGDKEILKAPNHPNRPELGERDLPFTRELYIDEADFREEANKQYKRLVLGKEVRLRNAYVIKAERVEKDENGKITTIFCSYDPETLGKNPSDGRKVKGVIHWVSAEDNKPAEFRIYNRLFTVANPGAEDDINAVLNPESLVIKHGFVEPSLVNAKAEQGYQFEREGYYCLDSKDGSAENLVFNLTVSLKEGFTA, from the coding sequence ATGACAGAAGAAATTTTAGAAAATGCGCCGGAAACCCGTGCGAATTTTATTACCCATATTATTGATGAAGATTTAAAAAGCGGTAAACACAATAACGTTTACACTCGTTTCCCACCTGAGCCGAACGGCTATTTACATATCGGTCACGCAAAATCTATCTGTTTAAACTTTGGTATTGCCCAAGAATATCAAGGTAAATGTAATTTACGTTTTGATGATACCAACCCGGTAAAAGAAGATGTCGAATACGTTGATTCAATCAAACAAGACGTGGAATGGTTAGGTTTTAAATGGGAAGGTGAACCACGTTATGCATCCGACTATTTTGACCAACTTTACGGCTACGCAATTGAGTTAATCAACAAAGGTTTAGCTTATGTTGATGAACTCTCGCCGGAGGAAATGCGTGAATACCGTGGCACATTAACCGAACCGGGTAAAAACAGCCCGTACCGTGATCGTAGTGTGGAAGAAAACTTAGCGTTATTTGAAAAAATGAAAAATGGTGAGTTTGAAGAAGGCAAAGCATGTTTACGTGCCAAAATTGATATGACATCGCCATTTATCGTAATGCGTGACCCGGTAATCTACCGTGTCAAATTTGCTCACCATCACCAAACCGGTGATAAATGGTGCATCTATCCGATGTACGACTTTACTCACTGTATTTCGGATGCGATTGAGCGCATTACTCACTCGTTATGTACGCTTGAATTCCAAGATAACCGCCGTTTATACGATTGGGTACTTGAAAATATTTCTATTGAGCGTCCATTACCGCACCAATACGAATTTTCTCGTTTAAATTTAGAAGGCACTCTCACGTCTAAACGTAAATTATTAAAATTGGTGACAGACGGTACGGTGGACGGTTGGAATGACCCACGTATGCCGACTATTTCAGGCTTACGTCGTCGTGGTTATACCCCTGCTTCATTACGTGAATTCTGCCGCCGTATCGGTGTGACCAAACAAGATAATGTGGTGGAATACTCTGCACTTGAAGCCTGTATTCGTGAAGATTTAAACGAAAACGCACCACGTGCAATGGCGGTAATCAACCCAGTTCGTGTTGTGATTGAAAACTTTGGCGACAAAGAAATCTTAAAAGCACCAAATCATCCGAATCGTCCGGAATTAGGCGAGCGTGATTTACCCTTTACTCGTGAACTTTATATCGATGAAGCGGACTTCCGTGAAGAAGCGAATAAACAGTACAAACGTTTAGTATTAGGCAAAGAAGTGCGCTTACGTAATGCTTATGTGATTAAAGCAGAGCGTGTAGAAAAAGATGAAAACGGTAAAATCACTACCATTTTCTGTAGTTACGATCCGGAAACGTTAGGTAAAAATCCGTCTGACGGTCGCAAAGTGAAAGGGGTAATTCACTGGGTATCCGCAGAGGATAACAAACCGGCAGAATTCCGTATTTACAACCGCTTATTCACGGTAGCGAATCCGGGAGCGGAAGACGATATTAACGCAGTATTAAACCCGGAATCATTGGTTATCAAACACGGTTTCGTTGAGCCGAGCCTCGTTAATGCGAAAGCGGAACAAGGATACCAATTCGAACGTGAAGGTTATTACTGTTTAGACAGTAAAGACGGTTCGGCTGAAAATCTAGTGTTCAACTTAACCGTAAGTTTAAAAGAAGGCTTTACGGCTTAA